In Candidatus Sericytochromatia bacterium, a single window of DNA contains:
- the cas1 gene encoding CRISPR-associated endonuclease Cas1: MTTLYLAQEGTRIQRVDHQLVASLHGTEAARVPLEWLDLVVLQGACHMTQPALAACLAHGIPVAYLSRRGDLLGRLEPHAPRVARVQRAQLRYAESTTACLALAQQVVHAKLRNAHTVLRRADDEPNGSALQQLENAAEGCRRAEDTDQLRGWEGAGAAAYFQALADELEPDWGFVGRRYRPAPDPINAALNFVYSLLRTRLCGAIAAAGLNPYLGFYHADREGHTALASDLMEEWRHAVADRLVLQAVESGQLRREDADLGSEGDHQLGDANRRTLITLWERRLEDRITLPCLGSPLPLRAAFLQQVLHLSRHFQDPQAQPYQPWRVR, translated from the coding sequence ATGACCACGCTCTATCTCGCTCAGGAAGGCACGCGCATCCAACGCGTGGATCACCAACTCGTGGCCAGCCTCCACGGCACGGAGGCCGCCCGTGTTCCGCTGGAATGGCTGGACCTGGTGGTCTTGCAGGGGGCCTGCCACATGACCCAACCCGCCCTGGCGGCCTGCCTGGCCCACGGGATTCCGGTGGCCTACCTGTCCCGACGCGGCGACCTGCTGGGCCGACTGGAACCTCACGCGCCGCGGGTGGCGCGGGTCCAGCGGGCCCAACTGCGGTACGCGGAATCGACCACGGCCTGCCTGGCTCTGGCCCAACAGGTGGTCCACGCCAAGCTGCGCAATGCGCACACCGTGCTGCGGCGCGCTGACGACGAGCCGAACGGAAGCGCGCTGCAGCAGCTCGAAAACGCCGCCGAGGGCTGCCGACGGGCCGAAGACACAGACCAACTGCGCGGCTGGGAGGGCGCCGGCGCCGCGGCCTATTTCCAGGCCCTGGCCGACGAACTGGAGCCAGACTGGGGCTTTGTGGGTCGGCGCTATCGGCCGGCCCCCGACCCCATCAACGCCGCCTTGAACTTCGTCTACAGCTTGCTGCGCACCCGCCTCTGCGGGGCGATCGCCGCCGCTGGCCTGAACCCATACCTGGGTTTCTACCACGCCGATCGCGAAGGGCATACGGCCCTGGCCAGCGACCTGATGGAAGAGTGGCGCCACGCGGTGGCAGACCGGTTGGTGCTGCAGGCGGTGGAAAGCGGACAGTTGCGCCGCGAAGATGCGGACCTCGGGTCAGAAGGCGACCACCAACTCGGGGATGCCAACCGCCGCACCCTGATCACGCTCTGGGAAAGGCGCCTGGAGGACCGCATCACCCTGCCCTGCCTGGGCAGCCCGCTGCCCCTGCGGGCCGCCTTTTTGCAGCAGGTACTGCACCTCAGTCGGCATTTTCAAGACCCGCAGGCGCAGCCCTACCAACCCTGGCGGGTGCGGTGA